One genomic segment of Clavelina lepadiformis chromosome 3, kaClaLepa1.1, whole genome shotgun sequence includes these proteins:
- the LOC143449821 gene encoding vasorin-like: MDLLCQTVLFLLVVASGVPAIVTCPSACDCHNKEVWCEGRGLTSVPVDIPADTRMLFLFDNKITTIPDGSLSRLKSLRLLSLSSNRLNDSAFKPSLFLQLKQLENLELSDNRLTSIPRNAFAGMPNLVRIYLENNKISSIDSDALKNMSNLLELKLSNNRLSDFPKIVACPALSRLCLGGNEFVRLRPDGLRQVNLEHLELSRNRLNQLPSMLFGGLSNMRVLDISSNQIHRVPQIIRIMDVFHETTLRIISGKKQLSIARSSPICGNREFNEIPVLPFSDMTSLHTLNLSHNPITTLDGNFLTNLRRMKTLDLGNLQLSTLSEGFVPRGVYLNFLDLTNNPWNCDCAISWLTNFMRRVRGAFRNVNQAKCSQPPELTGRPLIALYQRDLKCRQGLRQKIGLPGKHNSANNIPQPSPTSRRPNIDLCAAMACANGATCYINRTSFRPVCRCLTGYKGMLCDKPLHRPTPSTSTTTSTTAIASNTAFRLRLIIQSDTLTPNSVQIILPSTRKRLKVSVAQLSPNRIIDRSPREFHIRPTAHPYTVTNLEPGKRYNICISSTDAIQTSLQSRRIVEDKLCGEVTTLPITTKPPVEEATDTNHEGDGGDTIVKGGGGDNDDNTNAGQKNRDDSDIVKQPSGGNAPVADPKTDSDFKLLYPALGAFIILILVILFFACYRNKRKLKQADNRSVGSRGHAEYVAGKTGDQKIVPMVTHQRRQYQQQTSVPQLGQNGDVYHAPTHSYPLNGASPQRVGTPNKTGSLGRSSNSGGSVSGVPQNHPIDMQRCCTTAAGVMHSVLAMVNGEEMRCSTTPSSCTYQSNGGPYNGHVSYTTDHGSVLTSRGQEYVYPVRSTGTVVSQARPQPVSMHYTPDQQQRYTNSHADHYNQMPMSNEQILENCITPVFHDTMVM; encoded by the exons ATGGATTTATTGTGCcaaacagttttgtttttacttgtcGTGGCGTCAGGTGTGCCTGCAATTGTGACGTGTCCTTCAGCGTGCGACTGCCACAACAAGGAAGTGTGGTGCGAAGGTAGAGGACTGACCTCTGTGCCGGTGGATATACCAGCTGACACCAGGATGCTTTTTCTGTTTGACAACAAAATAACGACCATTCCTGATGGATCGCTGTCACGACTGAAG AGTCTGCGACTACTTAGTCTATCTTCAAACCGCCTGAATGACAGCGCTTTCAAACCTTCGTTATTTTTGCAATTGAAACAACTCGAGAATCTCGAGTTATCTGACAATCGCTTGACGAGTATCCCAAGAAATGCTTTCGCAG GGATGCCGAACCTCGTTAGAATATACttggaaaacaacaaaattagcTCAATTGACAGCGATGCGTTGAAAAACATGAGCAATTTACTCGAATTGAAGTTGAGTAACAACCGACTGTCCGACTTCCCTAAAATCGTCGCCTGCCCGGCATTGAGTCGTCTTTGCCTGGGCGGCAATGAATTCGTCCGGCTCCGTCCCGACGGTCTCAGGCAGGTCAACCTGGAACACCTCGAG TTGTCAAGAAATCGTCTTAATCAGCTGCCGTCGATGCTTTTCGGCGGTTTGAGTAACATGAGGGTGCTTGACATCAGCAGCAACCAGATACACCGGGTACCGCAAATAATCAG AATCATGGACGTATTCCACGAGACGACTCTAAGAATTATTTCGGGGAAAAAGCAGCTTTCAATTGCCCGTTCAAGCCCTATTTGCGGAAATCGTGAATTTAACGAAATTCCTGTTTTACCTTTCAGCGACATGACATCGCTGCATACGCTGAATCTTTCTCACAACCCCATAACGACACTGGACGGCAATTTCCTGACTAACTTGCGAAGAATGAAAACATTAGATCTCGGCAACTTACAACTTTCCACCCTAAGCGAGGGCTTCGTACCCCGCGGGGTTTATCTCAACTTCTTGGATCTCACCAACAACCCTTGGAATTGTGACTGCGCCATCAGCTGGTTGACAAATTTCATGAG gcGCGTTAGAGGTGCGTTCAGAAATGTAAACCAAGCGAAGTGCAGTCAACCGCCGGAACTCACAGGGCGTCCATTGATTGCGCTTTACCAACGGGACTTAAAATGCAGGCAAGGATTGAGACAAAAAAT TGGGTTACCAGGAAAACACAACAGCGCCAATAACATACCCCAGCCTTCCCCAACAAGTCGAAGACCTAATATAGACTTGTGCGCAGCTATGGCCTGCGCAAACGGAGCAACTTGTTACATAAACCGGACCTCGTTTCGGCCGGTGTGCAG GTGCCTAACTGGATACAAAGGCATGCTTTGTGACAAGCCCTTACACCGGCCCACCCCGTCGACTTCTACAACTACCAGCACAACTGCAATAGCAAGCAACACAGCCTTCAGACTTCGGCTGATCATACAAAGCGACACGCTAACACCTAACTCGGTACAGATCATCCTGCCCAGCACTAGAAAGCGTTTGAAGGTGTCAGTCGCACAATTATCCCCCAACAGGATCATCGATCGGTCACCCAGGGAATTCCACATCCGCCCCACGGCTCACCCCTACACGGTGACGAACCTCGAGCCTGGGAAAAGGTACAACATTTGTATCAGCTCCACCGACGCCATTCAGACGTCATTACAAAGCAGGCGCATAGTGGAGGACAAGCTGTGTGGCGAGGTCACTACCCTGCCGATCACAACCAAGCCACCGGTTGAAGAGGCCACTGACACTAATCACGAAGGCGATGGTGGCGATACGATCGTTAAAGGTGGCGGCGGCGACAACGACGACAACACAAACGCTGGCCAAAAAAACAGGGACGATTCTGACATCGTAAAGCAACCGAGTGGAGGCAATGCCCCGGTGGCTGATCCAAAAACGGATTCCGACTTCAAACTGCTTTATCCTGCTCTGGGAGCTTTCATCATCCTCATCCTTGTAATCCTCTTCTTTGCTTGTTACCGAAACAAGAGGAAACTGAAACAGGCGGATAACCGCAGCGTTGGAAGTCGGGGTCACGCCGAATATGTCGCCGGTAAAACGGGTGACCAAAAAATTGTACCCATGGTGACCCACCAAAGGCGGCAATACCAGCAGCAGACCAGCGTACCCCAGCTGGGGCAAAACGGTGACGTCTATCACGCGCCCACGCACAGTTACCCATTGAATGGCGCTTCTCCTCAACGGGTGGGTACCCCAAACAAAACGGGGTCTTTGGGGAGGAGTAGCAACTCCGGCGGAAGTGTGAGCGGGGTTCCGCAAAATCACCCCATAGACATGCAAAGGTGCTGCACCACTGCGGCCGGGGTTATGCATTCCGTCTTGGCAATGGTAAACGGCGAAGAAATGCGCTGCAGCACGACACCAAGCAGTTGCACTTACCAGTCGAACGGTGGACCTTACAACGGTCATGTGTCGTATACGACCGACCATGGGTCTGTTCTAACAAGCCGAGGACAAGAATACGTTTACCCAGTCCGGTCCACCGGTACGGTAGTCAGTCAGGCCAGGCCACAGCCAGTATCGATGCATTACACGCCTGATCAGCAACAGAGGTACACGAACTCGCACGCTGACCACTATAACCAGATGCCAATGAGCAATGAACAGATTTTGGAAAACTGTATAACGCCGGTTTTCCATGATACCATGGTCATGTGA
- the LOC143449822 gene encoding coronin-1C-like: MDALRKPFQLEGSGKIWIFGVNDSERMGQKPTLSAHGDSVIDLEWSPFHHNILLSASQDTTVKLWKLPSDGISESAPINPVATFTGFKKRPELLRHHTIADNTFAAADESGISIWNIDKGISVCANRICNGLVFL, translated from the exons ATGGATGCGCTGAGGAAGCCTTTTCAACTCGAAG GAAGTGGAAAGATCTGGATATTTGGTGTGAATGATTCCGAACGAATGGGACAAAAACCAACATTATCTGCCCATGGTGATAGTGTTATTGATCTCGAATGGTCACCCTTTCATCATAATATTCTACTTTCCGCGTCTCAGGATACAACA GTAAAGCTTTGGAAGCTACCGTCTGATGGGATTTCTGAATCTGCACCGATCAACCCGGTTGCTACTTTCACCGGCTTTAAGAAGAGGCCAGAACTGTTAAGGCATCACACAATTGCTGACAACACCTTTGCTGCGGCAGATGAAAGTGGAATTTCGATCTGGAACATTGATAAGGGGATTTCTGTGTGTGCTAACAGAATTTGTAATGGCTTAGTATTTCTCTGA